One Streptomyces sp. NBC_01237 genomic region harbors:
- a CDS encoding sugar ABC transporter permease, giving the protein MTTVTEHPGRHAVRKPRLRGDRSPLASVALHLTLIIASVIAVFPVLWVLLTSLKPAKYATTTDFFRETTFVNYTNLIRDTEFLSWFGNSVIIAGLSTVIGVFVSATTGYAVSRFRFPGKRGLMWTLLITQMFPVAVLIVPIYNIMSSIGLLNQPAGLVITYLTISVPFCAWMMKGFFDTIPREIDESGQVDGLTPFGTFWRLILPLAKPGLAVTAFYSFITAWGEVAYASAFMVGDENLTLAGGLQKFVNQYGAQWGPMTAASVLIAIPAALVFLFAQKHLVTGMSAGAVKG; this is encoded by the coding sequence GTGACCACCGTTACCGAGCACCCCGGCCGGCACGCCGTACGCAAGCCGCGCCTGCGCGGCGACCGTTCGCCGCTCGCCTCCGTGGCCCTGCACCTCACCCTGATCATCGCGTCCGTCATCGCGGTCTTCCCGGTGCTGTGGGTCCTGCTGACCTCGCTCAAGCCCGCCAAGTACGCCACGACGACGGACTTCTTCCGCGAGACCACGTTCGTCAACTACACGAACCTGATCAGGGACACCGAGTTCCTGAGCTGGTTCGGCAACTCCGTGATCATCGCGGGGCTCTCCACCGTCATCGGTGTGTTCGTCTCCGCCACCACCGGCTACGCCGTCAGCCGCTTCCGCTTCCCCGGCAAGCGCGGGCTGATGTGGACGCTGCTGATCACACAGATGTTCCCGGTCGCGGTCCTCATCGTGCCGATCTACAACATCATGTCGAGCATCGGCCTGCTCAATCAGCCCGCCGGCCTCGTCATCACCTACCTCACCATCTCGGTGCCGTTCTGCGCCTGGATGATGAAGGGGTTCTTCGACACCATCCCGCGGGAGATCGACGAATCCGGGCAGGTCGACGGACTCACCCCGTTCGGCACGTTCTGGCGGCTCATCCTGCCGCTGGCCAAGCCCGGCCTCGCGGTCACCGCGTTCTACTCCTTCATCACCGCCTGGGGCGAAGTGGCGTACGCCTCCGCCTTCATGGTCGGTGACGAGAACCTCACGCTCGCCGGCGGACTGCAGAAGTTCGTCAACCAGTACGGGGCCCAGTGGGGCCCGATGACCGCGGCCTCCGTGCTCATCGCGATCCCGGCGGCCCTGGTCTTCCTCTTCGCGCAGAAGCACCTGGTCACCGGTATGTCCGCCGGAGCCGTCAAGGGCTGA